The following proteins are encoded in a genomic region of Brachypodium distachyon strain Bd21 chromosome 1, Brachypodium_distachyon_v3.0, whole genome shotgun sequence:
- the LOC106865814 gene encoding uncharacterized protein LOC106865814, with protein MAPSNLPHLSTFALRSILEKDKLNGTNFTNWYRNLRIVLKQEKKDHVLDTPLPDEPDEDATVAVMNAHRKARDESTEISCLMLAHMEPDLQQQFENVEAYDMIESLKSMFQAQAKTERYQVSQALLGCKLKDGDPLSPHVIKMTGYVQSLDRLGFPISDEFATDIVLNSLPSAYAPFISNYHMHGMDKKLTELHGMLKTAEADLKKGTSQVLMVQNKAKFKKGSWTKKKKAKSGGKTQDSVPSAASGTKPSPAAGSTCFYCKTDGHWKRNCSKFLADKAKSGSGTSNSGAGKN; from the exons atggcacctagcaaccttcctcatttgtccacttttgcgttgaggtcgatcctagagaaagataaacttaatggaactaatttcaccaactggtatcgTAATCTGAGGATAGTcctcaagcaagaaaagaaggaccatgTTCTAGACACTCCACTCCCAGATGAGCCTGATGAAGATGCGACAGTCGCTGTCATGAATGCCCACCGTAAGGCTAGAGATGAGTCTACGGAAATTAGCTGTCTTATGCTTGCACACATGGAACCggacttgcagcagcagttcgagaatgttgaggcctaCGATATGATCGAAAGCCTCAAAAGTATGTTCCAGGCTCAGGCAAAGACCGAGAGGTATCAAGTCTCTCAAGCTTTGCTTGGCTGTAAGCTCAAAGACGGCGATCCACTGAGTCCGCACGTGATCAAGATGACTGGTTACGTGCAGTCTTTGGATAGGCTGGGTTTTCCCATAAGCGATGAGTTCGCTACAGATATAGTTCTGAACTCTCTTCCTAGTGCATATGCTCCGTTCATCTCGAActatcacatgcatggtatggATAAGAAGCTCACTGAACTACATGGGATGCTCAAGACAGCAGAGGCTGATCTCAAGAAAGGCACcagtcaagtgttgatggtgcagaataaggctaagttcaagaagggttcttggactaagaagaagaaggctaagtCAGGAGGCAAAACTCAGGACTCTGTCCCGAGCGCTGCCTCAGGGACTAAGCCATCTCCTGCAGCTGGATCCACTTGCTTCTATTGCAAGACGGATGGGcactggaagaggaactgcagcaagtttttggctgacaaagccaagagtggaagtgggacTTCTAACTCAG GGGCTGGTAAGAACTAG